In Perca fluviatilis chromosome 3, GENO_Pfluv_1.0, whole genome shotgun sequence, the following proteins share a genomic window:
- the LOC120556041 gene encoding troponin I, fast skeletal muscle-like produces MAEKKMSLSRRNQLKSLLLLIGKVWLEQEAKEVEEEKMKHMEENCPPLSIPGCMQELQELCRKLHKQIDLVDDERYDMELKVNKTNKEIEDLKLKVQDLNGKFKKPALKKVRMSADALLAALLGSKHKVSMDLRANLRQVKKEVKEEEKQTGDWRKNIEDKAGMDGRKKMFETEA; encoded by the exons ATGGCAGA GAAAAAGATGTCGTTGAGCCGGAGGAATCAGCTCAAG aGCTTGCTGCTGCTGATCGGTAAGGTGTGGCTGGAGCAGGAGGCCAAGGAGGTCGAGGAGGAAAAGATGAAGCACATGGAGGAGAACtgcccccccctctccatcCCGGGATGCATGCAGGAGCTCCAG GAGCTGTGCCGGAAACTTCACAAGCAGATTGACTTGGTGGACGACGAGCGATACGACATGGAGCTCAAAGTAAACAAGACCAACAAGGag ATTGAGGACCTGAAGCTCAAGGTTCAGGATCTGAATGGGAAGTTTAAGAAGCCGGCCCTGAAGAAGGTGCGGATGTCGGCCGACGCCTTGCTGGCCGCTCTGCTGGGCTCCAAACATAAAGTGTCCATGGACCTGAGAGCCAACCTGAGGCAGGTTAAGAAGGAAGTCAAAGAGGAG GAGAAGCAAACAGGCGACTGGAGGAAGAACATCGAAGACAAGGCTGGGATGGATGGCAGGAAGAAGATGTTCGAGACAGAGGCTTAA